The following nucleotide sequence is from Coffea eugenioides isolate CCC68of chromosome 10, Ceug_1.0, whole genome shotgun sequence.
AGCCTATGGTGAATGTAGCTGTCACTGCTACCTGTATCCATCAAAATTTTTACACGTTCCCCTGCCATTCGTCCTTGCAACATGATAGTATTTCGCTTGAGTGAGTCTGACAGAGCATTGAGTGAAATTTCAATTGGTTCTCCTGGATTCCCAGTCAGCTCGTCTTGCTCCCCTTGAGCATCCTGGAATTCAGTGTCCTCCTCTTCTTCGTACATCATAAGGTTCAAGTGTTTCATTCTGCACTGATGTCCTACCCCAAATTTCTCCCCACACTTAAAGCACAGTCCATTACTCCTTCTGAACTGCAGTTCCTGAGGGGATAGTCTCTTAAATTCTGGACTCTTATCTGGATTTCTGGGATCTCCCCTAGGTATGTTGTTCTGTGGTAGCTTGTAAGTGCTGACTCCTCCATTGGCAGGAGTTGGATGTCTGTACATTCCAAACTTTGGTTCAGCCAACACCTTGTTGCCCTCCTTGATTGTCCTTCCTTGTAACCTGAGAGCTTGTTCCTGCAAATGAGCTACCTCCATAACTCCAGAGAGAGTATTTGGCTTGAGCATTCTCACCATAGGTTTAATCTCCTCCTTGAGACCACTGGTGAAGCTGGAAATGAAGTATTCTTCACTAAGGCTCGGGTTCTGCAATAGCATTAATGTTTTTAACTCCTCAAACTTTTCCTGATAAGCCTCCACTGTGCTCATCTGTTGCAGTTTATTGAATTCCTCTACAATATCTCTACAGCATGATCCTTTGAATCTCTGGCATAGCAGCTCCCCAAATTCCCCCCAAGTTAGCCTTGGTTTTTCTAATTTGATCCCCTGGAACCAATTATCAGCTCTTCCTTCTAAAAACATCTCTACTATCAGCAATTTATGCTCCTCGGGTACTTTATTCAACAGGAAATACTTATTACATTTTCTGATCCATTCCCTAGGATTTTCCCCGCTAAACatttgtaactcaatttttGGAGGATTATAGTCAGGAATCTTACCCAAGAGCTCGCAACTCTTAACTTCCTCATCTGCTCCCAAGTTCAGCTTCTGGTATATAGGAGGAGTGGGAAGTAATGGCATACGATCTCTGCCAGTTTTGACTTCTTCTTCTGCACTCTTCTCTCTGCTCAGTAGCGTCTTCATCATAGCAGTGAGTGCCTCAAACTTCTGGTCCATGCCTAGCGCGATCGTATCCATTCTCTTGTCCCTGccagccatttcttccttcacTTGTAGCTGTATGTTCTTCATATCTTCCACGACTTCCTGCAGTTTGAGCTCCTGTTTACGGAGATGTTCTTCCAAGGTTTTGAAGCGTGTACTTTCTGCCATTGATTGATCTCCGAGCTGCCGAGGATTCgtcagctctgataccaatttgtcAGGCTCTTCAATGTAAAATTAAGGAGAAAATGTAACCAGAGGATTTGGGAGAAGTTTGAATGAGTGAAAGAACAGAAAGGGAGGGAAGGAGTtggagagagtgagagagagaagaaTGAGAATTTGGAGGAAAGAATTCTGATTGTATTACTTGTTGTTCAATCCATTACATTGTTCCGGATTTATACAGTTCCACTAATGGATCCTAATCCAATTGACACAGAATTTCCGTGCACTGATCTGATGCTAACGAATTCAGTTGTAACTAACGTTTAACAGCTTTTTGGCTCCAACAACTAATTACACTAACACCCCTAAAACTTTGTTCCAATTGCAATTACGCCCCTGCTCCTGACACATGCGCACTATATGTTCCAACCCCCGAGTCCGACTTTAACAAAATAACCCAAAACTCGCAATTGGATGAACAGCCGCCGTCGTTTGGTGACGACCACGTTTTTGTATTACCCCTTTCGGTGCGTGTGCCCCCTCCGAAAAGCGCAAGAGCCGCCTCCTGCCCTGGACCTCCGTTTTCTCTCTAACTAACGTTGATTATAATCCCATCCCTTCCCTAATCCGGAAGCGTGGAAATCTAGACACCTTCCTTCGGCTTGTACATCTTGAAATCCGGGTAATTTCTTCATGTTTTCAATTCTTTCTTGCATATCTGTATCATTCATGCAATTTGTTCTTCGGGTTTTTTTGGGTTGATTTCTTGTGGATTTTGTACGTGGTTTACTTGATAGGATTTGTGGGTTCCGCTTTTTTTTTGAAGTCGAGAACGTAAATTCTGTTAATTATCTGAACCATTGCCCAGCTACTTGTTTACAAATTTGCATCTTTGTTCTAGTTTTGCTTTTGCCCCTTTCCCTTCCTTCACCCCTAAAACAGTAGGCTTTGGTGTGTACTTGAAGACAATTCTTGGCAAGATGGATACTTTGCAACCAAAGCAGCTAACTTTTGGGACTAGTGGAAGAAAGATATTGTAAAATTGTTACAGCTCAATTGGGAATTTACCTTTAGAAGCGAGGTAAGGAAAATTGAAGCAAAATTTGAAGGAGACTTCAAAATAGTTGGAGGACTAAATTGGCTAAAAAAATCATAAAGGATGAAATTGGTTTTAGTGTAAAAGTTTAGAGACGAAAATGGCGAAATTCCCGCGAGATAAATAAGGATGTTTACTGTGTTTACTACCCTGTCTGCCTTTTGGGGAGAAACTGTTACATGCCTAATAGAATGTGCATGTAGCACATATTGAGCGTCTTCAAACTTGAAGCTACAAACACGAAAGTGCTTATCTTTATAGCTAACTCTCAAACTGATCTCTGGTTCTTAATGCTATTGGCTGCTCCTAATAGATTGCTGGAAGTGGGATATGATGGTGTCCAGTGCACTGTACTTTCAGTCCTCCAATCTTAGATTTTACAAGTTCTTCAGCAACCACTTGCCTGATGCTTTATTGGGCTCTCACCATATTAGGTTGAAAGGACAGTTTTTCATTAAGTAGAATGGTTGCTTTTGGTGATTAGTCAAGGAGAACTTACTGTAATTTGGATGCAGTTATTATTTTGGAATTTGGTTAGTGGAGAGGGTGGCCATATTGCGATCTTTGTTGCTTTCATCATGAAATAATAACATGACATCTCACAAAAATGCTTCCATTTCCCAttagaaatttttctttcttgacCTCCTGTCACATGTCGTTTACTAAAAACTTATTTTGTGATTCAATTTGATTTACTTTGCAGTGAATTTCTATTCTAGTAGCATTAAGTCAAACATGATCATCAGTGGGAACTTGATCGAGCGAACCTACTACGAAATCCTTGGTTTGAAAGAAGATGCAACCTATGAACAGATCCGGTCAAGCTATCGCTCTTCCATCCTTAGTTCTCATCCTGATAAACTGCTAAAGGAACGTGAAAAACTGAATCCTGAGCACAAGTCTGGTGACAGATTCATGGAGTTACAGCGAGCTTGGGAAACCCTCAGCAACCCAAGGTCTCGTGCCATTTATGACAGTGAACTGCATACTTTGAGGCAGGATGCAGTGACTTCTGAAGATGTTAGCTTGGAGGATCTTACAGTTGAAGAAGCTGATGATAGTTTAGAGCTTTCTTATAGTTGCAGGTGTGGTGATTACTTTGTAATTGATTCTTCAGAGTTGACAGAGATTGGCTATCCATTGTCAAGAAACGGGAATACAATCACTTTACACACAACAAAATCTTCGCAAGCATCTATTATTCTTCCCTGTGGATCTTGCTCTCTTAAAATCCGTTTGTTGATCAATTCAGATGTTAAGCTTCACATTGATGGTCATTCATGAGTAGTGAATTTCGTTATGTTATTCCTTTCACTAAGGAATGCAGTTTTGCCTTCTGATTGAAAGTAGGTCACTTTGAAAGGTTTCTTTGCAATTCTATTGGAGTTTTTCTCCATTTGCTTGCTACTTTGACATGAATCAAGCTTTCTTACAAGCGTCTGAGATCGAATAAGGTGGTCGAACGAGATTTCCCTCTTGGGGATCTTTTAATATACTATTTCAAACCATTTTGCCACTGGGAGTTAGCCAACATGTCAGACAGACAATCCATGGCTATCCTAAACTTTGTTGACTGATACTGCCTTTCTGTTACGCAATTCTATGTGCTTCATCGTTGCTCGGTGAACGTCAAAGTGgctgaaaaaaatataatgaagcccaCTAAGGACTAAAGGTTTTCCGAACCAATGATTTGCGTATGAGTTGTGAATAAGAAAAGGGATTTTGACAGAAGAGGCTTGGCATTTGGCAAGAGGTGTCTCTCAAATACATACAGGACAACGTCATTTGTTTACATCGTAAGATGCAAGAATTTCCCAGAACGGATATGATGGACGATACTCAACTAAAATTCCCCTTGCAAACTTGGAACTACTATGAAAAGAAATGTGGTCCTAACCTCGTAACCATAAGGGCAATTTTGCTGCAATAGTTGACTCAGTCACCATCAACATTCAACTAACTGTTCAAACGTCGTCGCAAGTCTTTGGAGCACAAAAACGAACTTCAGCCTCGACGACTCTGTCACCACTAACCAGCTCCGGCGGACAGCAAGCTGCCGGTGGCATCAGCTTTGCACAAGGTACGCTAATACAGTATAGTCATACCCAAGCTATGGAAAAATATTTCAAGTTTGTTACTTTTCTCAAGAAACTTCCTACTGTTATAAAATTTGTGCGCAATAGTAGagataaaaattaatttagaaCAGTAATTGGAGTTATTCAAAGGGACAAATTGTCTATTTATTTAGTCTTTTA
It contains:
- the LOC113749727 gene encoding DPH4 homolog; amino-acid sequence: MIISGNLIERTYYEILGLKEDATYEQIRSSYRSSILSSHPDKLLKEREKLNPEHKSGDRFMELQRAWETLSNPRSRAIYDSELHTLRQDAVTSEDVSLEDLTVEEADDSLELSYSCRCGDYFVIDSSELTEIGYPLSRNGNTITLHTTKSSQASIILPCGSCSLKIRLLINSDVKLHIDGHS